From Penaeus monodon isolate SGIC_2016 chromosome 42, NSTDA_Pmon_1, whole genome shotgun sequence, one genomic window encodes:
- the LOC119599292 gene encoding uncharacterized protein LOC119599292 produces MKYLAFVLLAATVCASEVEKREAEPSYGYRSRYTIPSYTVYNTHQIYKRSAEPEADAEPSYRHGHVRHFGVPASYTHSVRSYHKRSADPEADAGPSVAYSSATYTPVAPVYAPYSVHGYHKRSAEADASHGISHGIYSHTPITYGGHSNHGLYKRSADPEAEASTGYHSAPVYGPVVSYGHYIYRRSAHPSTPYAPVHYRPVSLNQPRYY; encoded by the exons ATGAAGTATTTG GCATTTGTGCTCTTGGCGGCTACCGTTTGCGCTTCCGAagttgagaagcgagaggcggagcccagcTATGGCTATCGTTCTAGATACACAATCCCATCTTACACAGTATACAATACCCACCAAATCTATAAGAGATCAGCAGAGCCTGAAGCGGACGCTGAGCCTTCTTATCGCCATGGTCATGTAAGGCATTTCGGCGTTCCTGCAAGCTATACACACTCCGTTCGTAGCTACCATAAGAGGTCTGCCgatcctgaagctgatgctgGGCCTTCTGTTGCTTACTCTTCCGCAACTTACACCCCAGTTGCACCCGTCTACGCTCCTTACAGCGTTCACGggtaccacaagaggtctgctgaagctGATGCTTCTCATGGAATCTCTCATGGAATCTACAGCCACACTCCCATTACTTACGGAGGCCACTCCAaccatgggctctacaagaggtcCGCGGACCCTGAAGCTGAGGCTTCCACTGGTTATCATTCTGCACCTGTGTATGGTCCAGTTGTGTCCTACGGCCATTATATCTACAGGAGGTCTGCACACCCATCTACCCCATACGCTCCCGTGCACTACAGACCTGTTTCTCTTAATCAACCCCGATACTACTAA